From the Haladaptatus sp. DJG-WS-42 genome, the window TCGGCGTGGCGACCGAAAACGAGACGCACATTATAGAGGAGCAATGAGCACTAGCCATGAGTGACACCGCCTCCGCCCGTGTCGCTGTAACGCCGCGTACCGCTCTGCTCGCGCTCGGTGATGTGACGCTCATCGCGCTGTTCGTTTTCCTCGGTCAACAAGAGCACGGCACGCAGGGCCTCCTTATGACCGCCGCGCCGTTCATCATCGGCTGGCTCCTCGTCGCGCCCCTCGCTGGCCTCTACGACGGCAGCCGCCGTGACCTCAAATCCACAATCGGTCGAACCGCCGGTGCGTGGGTTGGCGCGGCGCTCATCGGGCAGGCGCTTCGTGCGACAGAAGTGTTCCCCGGCGGCTTCGCCATCGCCTTCGTCATCGTCTCGATTCTCGTCGGCCTCGTTCTCCTCGTCCCGTTCCGGACGGTCGTGGCCTACACGTCCTGAGACCGTCGGATGAGGACGAAGCCGAGGGTTGAGCCAATCGCACCGAACCCTGCGAGTACGGTGAACAACACCATTGGCGAGAAGTAGGTCAGAAGCGTCCCCGCGATAACACCGCCAATCGCGCCCACGCCGAAGACGAACAGGTAGGTGTAGCCATACGAAAGCCCGCGCGCCGCGGCGGGTGTGTATTCTGCGATGCTTGCTTGATAGATTGGTTGGACGAGAAACAGCGTAAAGCCGAGGGCAACCCCGATGAGCAGGAACGGGATGACGCCCGCGCTCGCGGCGGGGACGATGAGCAACGCGATGAGTGCGAGCGCTCCGAATCCGAACATGATGCCGTATTCGACGGGGAAGCGGTCGGTGAGCTTGCCGCCCGTGTACTGGCCGATGACCCCGACCATCAAGAGCCCCGAGTAGACGTAGCGACTCAGCTCGTCACGCGCGATGTCGAAGGTGAATCCGGCGAGGGTGACAGTCGCCCCGTCGAAGCCGAGAAATTCCGTGATGAGCGCGGGGAGAAACGTAAGCGAGCCACGATAATACAGCCCGGACATCATGGCAACCGTGAGAACGAGCGCGAAGCCGCCGACGAACAGCGCACGCGACTCTGAGACGAACTCGGCGAGAGAAGAGATGGGTTCGCTGTCTGCATTTTCGCCACCGTCTGCGGAAACCGCGGCACGTTCATCGACGTTCACGCGCGCGGCATAGAGTGCGGCGATGCCAGCAGGAATCGCAAGCAGGCCAACAACGATGCGCCAGTCGTAGACGAGCAAGAGCAGCGAGGTGATGAGCGGGCCGAGAGCAATGCCGAGGTTGCCCGCCATGCCGTGGTACGCAAAGGCACTGCCACGTTCGGTGACACCACGACTGATGAGCGCGAGCCCCGAGGGGTGATACACGCTCGCGGCGATACCCCAGACCAAGAGGGCAGCGGCGACGACGAGCAGGTTCGGCGCAAGGCCGAGGAGCAAGAAGGAACCGCCCATCCCGAGCAGGCACGCGGTGATGAGGGGGCCAGAACCGAATCGATCGACGAGGACGCCGCTCGGAAGCGCGCCGAGACCAAACAGGGCGAAGCCAGCGGAGACGACGAGGCTGATGGTTGCCTCGTTCACGCCGAACTCGACCATCCAGATGAGCAACAGGATGGGGACCGAGAGTTCGTAGGTGTGGACCATCGCGTGGGCGACCATCACGAGCCCAACGATAGACCGGTCGTTATGGTTCACTGAACGGGCAATTGCTTGCCGAGGCTGAAAAGTCGTCGGTATCGGCAGATGATAGGTTGTGCCGGGCGACACCGGCATACCCATCTGTATTGTGCGAGCTGACAGTAACAGCGAGGTACGCTGTGTTGTGTGGATGTACTCGCTCATTGTGCTATGTTCCCACACAACAAGACGCTATTCTATCGACCAATTTTCGCCGTCAACTTTCAGACACATATTTATTCTGTCTTAACCAGTCGGTGTTTCAACTATCACGAATGTTCTGTATCGAGGTTCCGGGATTCGGTTTTCAAGCTCCCGGACCTTTCCATAAGTTATAGAAATCATTTTAAAATCCTACTAGAACAGTATAGAGTACCTTCTCCGAATAATACCACCCACTTATGGGAAACACTTATCCCTCTGATTCCCCTTGTTACTAACAGATTATGACGGGTTATTACGACATTATCCTTGGTCTCATCCCTGTATCTCTCGGGGGAATCACCGCATTGCTCACACTGGCCGGCATTGAACTCACCACCGCAGTTTCAATCGCCGCACTCGTGAGTGTCGCCCTCATCGGACACGGTCTGTTCGTAAACGGGCCCGTCGATACACCAACACCACAGACGACCACCGAACGACCGCCGAAAATCGGCTCTGCAGACTAACACTCGTCACCCTCTCTGCTCTCTTTCCCTTTCCGGTCTTTTCTGTCACACTTTCTGCTGTCACCACACCTAAGACACAGAGTCCCTAATCCCCGCTATGCCTCATGAGAGCGGCGCAGTCAGATTTCTCCCGAGCGATGCACTGAGCGGTCTCGCAACACCCGAAGAGTACGTCACGGCCGTCCGCGAGGGCTACCGCGAGCGCGGCAACGGTGCGCCCGCGGAGCCACGAACGAGCCTCTTTAACGACTCCCCACCAGGCAAACTCACGAGCTACCTCACCATCCTCCCCGAGATGGGCGCGATGGGCGGCTACATGTACGCCGCCGGATTCGGCAACCGCGACGCCCAGTTCGTCCTCCCGCTGTTTGACGTCGAAAGCGGTGCGATGAAAGCCCTGCTTGACGGCGCGAGCATCAACCCATTCAAAACCGGTGCAGTCGGGGCGGTTGGCGTCGATGCGCTCGCCCGCGAAGATGCAAAAACCGTTGCACTCATCGGCAGCGGCGCACAGGCTCGCGGCCAGCTCAAAGCCACCGCACTCGTCCGCGACCTCGAGTCGGTGTACGTCTACTCGCCCACGAAAGAAAACCGCGAAGCGTTCGCCGCCGAGTTCAACGAACGGCTCGACGCCACCGTCGCCGCCGTCGCCTCAAGCGCGGCCGCCGTCGAGGACGCAGACATCGTCATCACCGCCACGAAGGCCAACGAACCCGTCTTCGACGGCGACCTTCTCTCGCCGGGGACGCACATCACCGCGATGGGCCAGTACCACCCGAAAAAGCGCGAACTCGACGCGACGACCATCCAGCGCGCGAAGTACGTCCCCGACCTCCGTGCACGGGCACTCTCTGACGCTGGGTCGTTCTTGCTCGCCATGGAAGAAGGCGCGGTCACCGAAGACGACATCTACGCCGAACTCGGAGAGGTCGTTGCCGGACAGGTTCCCGGCCGCGAATCCGAGGAGGACATCACCGTCTTCGACAGCGGCGGTACAGCCATCGAAACCGTCGCGGCGGCGCAGATGCTCTACGAGAAAGCTGTTGAGCAAAACTTGGGTGACAAAATGGAGTTTTCGCCTGCGAGTCAGGCGTTGACCGGCGAATAATCAGAGATACGACGCCAGTCCGACCGCCTGCACCAGCGAAATCCCGCTGACGAGCGCTCCGAGCAAGTAGCCGCCGATTGCGCCACCGTTGAGAAGGGGAAGCCCGGCGTGCGGGCGACCTTTCATCACCATGAACATCAACACAAGGAGCCCGAGCAGCGTCCCGATGAGCGACGTGAGCGCGGGGAGATTCAGCGTCAGCACGCCGAGGTCGAACATCGGCGCGGGAGCGAACACGGCCGCACTTGCGACCATTACGGTGGGCATAACGGCGTCGCCGAGGCCGATAAAGAAGGCGTCCCGAGAGCCATCGTCTTCTGCTGGTTCTTCGCGCTCTTCTGCGTCAGCTTCCACGCCGTCCTCCTCATCCTCGGTCACTCCGTCGCCCGCACCCTCCGCGAGAAACGAATACGAGAGCGTGAGCGGGATGATGAGGATGACGGGGACTTTGATGTCCATCACGCCCTCTGCGAGCGTGAGCATGTGTTCGGTGCCGTAGACGCTGATGGCGTCGTAGATGGCGAGTGCAGAGAGCAACACGATTGCGGGCAGGAGGCCGAAGCTGATTCCAAAGAGTCCAGCCGCGCCTGCGCCCATCACGATGCCGACCGCGTCGATGACGTACCACTCGGGGTGAGCAAGCAGGAGAATCCCGAGCAGGCCTGCGGCGACGAACGGGAGGACGTTCACCACGCTGCCGCCAATCGTCATGGTCACGACGGGTGGGATGAGAATGGTGAAGACATAGAGCGAGACGAGCGAACTCGAAAACACGATGAGGCCGCGAATCACCCACGTCAAGTCGAGTTTAAAGGCGAGCAACATGACGCCGGTGGCGACGAGAATGGCGGCGAGATAGACGAGACTGTTCGTCGGGTCGTCGGGGTTCTCGACCGCCTGATAGCCAGCCGAGTCGAACGGTTGGACGAGCGCGAGCGCGCCCACCTGCACGAGCAGAAAGATGCCGACTGTCGCGGCGGTTGCGAGATACATCCGCGAACGGTGTTCCATACCGAACCGTTGTGAGCCGCCGCCTTTTCCGTTTCGCTACCGGGCGTAGAGTTTCACGCCGATGAGCGTCGCCGGGCGACGGTCAGAAGAGATGGCGACGTAGGGCTTTGAAACCGGGCCGAACACATCGACGATGCGGCCGACTTCGTCCAGATTCTCGTCTACAACGGCCGTGCCGATGTTCGGATGCTCCTCGCCGGGCAATCGCACGATTGCGAGGCCCTGTGCGACTCGAGAGACCTCACCGACGCGCTTCATTCGCGCAGGACTCCGACGTAGACGGCGACGGCTTGGACGAGGTCGCTCTTTCCGGCGTCGTCTGCGTTCTTCACGAGGACGCGACCGCGTTCTTCGAACTCCCGAGAGTAGGCTTTGTTCCGTTCGATGACTGCGTCGTAACCGACTTGTTGGACGGCCTTCGCAATCTCCTCGACCGTGGGGTCTGTGACGGCGAGGTCTTCTGGGACGCGTCGCCCTTTGCTTCGCGTGAGTTCCGCATCGAGATAGGCGGGCCAGATGACGTTCTCGACCATACACTTCAGTCAGCGGTCACGGATTAAACGCCTTCTGTTGTCGAAAAGCCTGCGAGAAGGGGGCGAAAATTAGGTTCGACGCAGAGCGACCAGCGCGGCGCAAACGAGCGCGAGGAGCGCGGCAGTGCTGCCGAAGCCCGGGCCGTCAGTGCTGGTCGTTGTTGCTTGTTCCGTCGTGTCGTCGGTCATTTCTGTCTGCTCTGCAGTCGTTTCCGTCTCGGTGATGTTCGCAGCCTCGTAGGCTTCGGGGTGGAACGCTTTGGCCATCTGCGTGAGCGGATTCACGATGCGCGGGGCGGGTTGGTTGAGTTCGTTCGCTTCGAGGACAACGATGTTACCTTCTTTCACGGCCGTCGTATTGGTGTACGGTTCTTGCTCTGGAATCCGGGGCTCTGGAACGCCCGTGTCCACGACGATGAACTCGGGGTCGTACTCCGCGACGATTTCGTCTGAAATCTGTGCGTAGCCCGAAATACCCGCCTCGGCTGCGACGTTCTGGCCGCCTGCTCGCTCGATGAGCGAGTGGATGAACGTGCCGTTCCCGGCCGTAAATCCGCCGGTCAGGTAGAGCACGCGCGGTCTGTCTTCGCCGTCCGTGGCCTGTTCGATGGTGTCGACCTGTGCTTTCATCGTGTCAACGCGCTCCTGTGCGCCGTCACAGGCACCGACGAGGGTGCCGGTCAGGAGCGTCTTTTCGTACACAGATTCGATTGAGGACGCGGACTCAAACTTGTAGACGGTGAGGCCAGCCTCACGGAGTTTGCTCACGGTGTCGTCGGGGACGATGTTCGGCGCGAGCACGAGGTCAGGGTCTAAGGCGACGACCTTCTCTACGTTCACGGTGAACTGGTCTTCGGCCACGATGTTTTCGCGAGACTCAGCGCCTTCGAGGCCGCTTGTGTAGGAGTTCACAGGCATTCCCGTGACCTTCTCTTCGGCCCCAATTTCCCACATTGTCTGAGCTGCACTCGGTTGGAGCGCAACGACCGATTCGACTTCCGCGTCTACGGTGACTTCGGTTCCCGTCGCATCTGTCGCGCTGAATGGGAAGCGACAGGAGTCCTGTGTCATCGCGTGCGCAGTACCCGGTGTCGCGGCCATCGCGGGGCCGACCCCGGCGAGAAGTACCACGAAGACGGCGAAAATTCGCATGAGATTTTTGTGCATCGTACTTCTCCCTCGCCGGTTATACAATAAGTATTTATCTAACGCAAGCACGCTTTCAAACATGCGTCAGGAGCTTCGTCTTTCCGCGTGGGTCTCAGGGCTACTGGTGGCGCTTTTCTGTGTCATTCTCGTGAGCGCCGCCATGGGTCCGGTACAGATCGACCCGCTCGTCGTGGCGAAGATTCTCCTCCAACACACGCTCGTCGTTCCAACTGGTTTCTCGATGCACATGGGGGCTGTTTCGCTCCCACTCACCAATGCGGGCCTTCCGTGGATAGAGTTCGACCTCGCAACACGGCCGCTCGTCACATTTGCGGTCCCCGAAACGAGCGAAACCATCGTGTTCAAACTCCGCCTGCCGCGCATCCTGCTCGGGGCAATCGTCGGCGTCGCCCTCGCTACCGCAGGGACGGTGATGCAGGGCTTTTTCCGCAATCCAATGGCCGACCCCTCGATTGTCGGCGTCTCCTCGGGTGCGGCGCTCGGCGCGGTTCTTACCATCGCCTTCCCGCTCACGATTCCCTTCGGTCTCCAGCTCTCGGCGTTCGTCGGCGCGCTCGTCACCGCCTTTGGCGTCTACATCCTCGCCACCGAAAACGGTCGGACGCCCGTCGCCACACTCTTACTCGCGGGCGTCGCCGTCCAGACGTTCCTCGGCGCGGTCATCTCCTATGCCCTGCTCCAGAGCGGTGACGGTCTCAGAGAAGCCGTGTTCTGGCTCATGGGCCACCTGCATTCGAGCACGTGGGAGAGCGTCACGACGACCCTGCCGTTCGTCATCGTCGGCGTCGGGATTCTGTTCGCCTACACGAGTGACCTGAACATCCTGCTCATGGGCGAGGAGGACGCCCACTCACTCGGCGTCGAAGTCGAGCGCACGAAACGCATCCTCCTCGCAGTTGCGAGCATTGTCACCGCGGCCGCCGTCGCCGTCTCTGGTGTCATCGGGTTCGTCGGCCTCATCGTCCCCCACGTCATGCGCCTGCTCGTCGGTCCCGACCACCGCATCCTGTTGCCGACGAGCGCCATCGCCGGTGCCGTGTTCCTCGTGGCGACCGACACGGTGGCGAGGGCAGGTGCCGCAGAGCTTCCGGTTGGCATCGTGACCGCCGCACTGGGTGCTCCCTTTTTCCTCTATCTCCTTCGCCGCCGGGAGGTTCATCGACTATGATTTCGCTCGACGACATCTCCGTCTCCTACGGCGATGTTTCGGTACTCGATTCGATTTCGGCCGCCGTCGAGGAAGGCGCATTTGTCGGCCTCATCGGTCCAAACGGCGCGGGGAAAACCACGCTGCTACGGGTGCTGAACGGCGCTATCGAAGCGGACGCAGGGACCGTTACCATCGACGGCCAATCGATTCACGAACTCTCCGCAAAGTCCGTCAGCCAACTGGTGGCGACGGTTCCACAGGACACCTCTGTTGCGTTTCCATTCCCCGTCCGCGAAGTGGTTGCGATGGGGCGAAACCCATACAAAACACGCTTCGACCGGCGAACCGAAGACGACGCAACGGCCGTTTCCCGCGCCCTCTCTCGAACCCAGACCACCGAGTTTGCAGACCGAACCGTGGATGAACTCTCGGGAGGTGAGCGACAGCGCGTCATCCTCGCCCGTGCACTCGCCCAAGAAACTCCAGTTCTCTTGTTAGACGAGCCAACTGCGAGCCTCGACATCAACCATCAGGTGCGAACGCTCGAACTCGTCTCGGGATTGGTCGAAGAGGGAAAAACGGCCGTCGCGGCGATTCACGACCTCAACCTCGCCGCCCACTACTGTGACGAACTGCTGTTGCTCAGCGACGGACAGGTGCTTGCCGCGGGACCCCCAGAGGACGTGCTCACCGAAGACGCCCTCGCCACCGCGTTCGACACCCGTGCTGTCGTTGCTCGCCATCCCGTAACCCACTCCGTGTATGTCACGGCACTCCCCGAAATGACCACCGAGCAGGACGCTCACGTCCACGTTATTGGTGGCGGGGGAACGAGTTCTCGCCTCCAGTATCTCCTCGCGGCGGCGGGCTACAGGGTGACCGTTGGCGTTCTCAACGAGGGTGACTCAGACCTCGAAACCGCCCGGTTGCTAGGCCTCGAAGCGGTTGTCGAAGAACCCTTTGCACCCCTCGGTGACGAAACGGTCGCTGCCGCACGAACTCACGTTCGCGAAGCCGATGTGACCGTCCTCGCAGACGTGGAAATCGGGATTGGGAACCAAGCGAATCTCGAACTCGCTGCCGAAGCCGAGCGCTTGCTGATCGTCGAAGAGCGGCCGTTTGAGGCCCGAAACTACGCAGGTAACGAGGCGGTCATGACCTACCGCGACTGTTGCGCGCAGGGACGCGTTGTCAGCCCGGGTGACGTGTTGCAGGCCGTAGACACTCTCACTGCGACGACGTTGCCCAGTTCCGACGCTTAACTCCGTCTTATCAAAATTTTTAGCTTTATGGGGTTCAGCCACACCTGTGACGGGTAATTTGACTGAGTGTAGAGAGTGGCGTGAACCTGTCTGAAAACGTTTCTTGTCAGTTGATTCGGCTGCTATGTTCGAGTGCTGGTGGCCACTTTTGAGAACCGTTTCATTATATCCAATAAAATAGTCATTTTACCCTGACCGTCCGATAGGTTAATCTATCTATTCTTCGTATATATCGACAATGGTAAACAAGGCCGTTATCATCATACTGGCGGTTGTCGTGTTTACCTCCCTCGCGGTTGGAGGGTTGCTGGGGATGCAACTTGCGAAGAATCAGGGCGACGATGTTGACATTGGGGGAGACAACACGCAGACACAAACGGGTGACACAGAACAAACACAACAGGCCACCGAAACGCCTGCAGAAACCCAAACCACGGCAGTGCCGGAGACCGATCCCGACTCGTTTAACGAGACGAAGGTCGCAGTGCTCGTCTACGAGGGAATCAACGCAGAGCGGGCAGACCAATCGAGTAGCGAGCTTCGCTTCGAAGACGAGTTAACCGAGATGGCGCTGTACCACAGCACCGACATGGCGACCGACGGCTACTACGCCCACGAGTCACCGAGCGGTGAAACGGTCGAAGACCGCTACCGCAAATACGAACTCTACGAGCGGTGTAAAATCTTAGACGACTCGAAGGGGTACTACCACCGGGGGGCAGAAAGTATCGGGAAAACCACTGCTGGTTCTTACTACACGGTAAACGGCGAACAGCGCATCAACCCGGATGAACAGGCTGTCGCCACCGCAATCGTAAACCGGTGGATGAACACCACGACGGACGCAGAGTACATCGGCCTCGATAACGCTCGCTCGGTTGGCGTTGGCGTGCGCATCACCGCAGACGGCACCGTGTACGCGACCGCCGCCTACTGCTGAGACGCACTTTTTTATTGCGCACGGTGCGCCAGATGCGCTACACCAGCACCGACGACGCCTATAGGAAGCGAGAAAGCAATCACACCAATACCGAGTTGGATGACCGGAAGCCCCCCACCGAGCGAGAGGATGAACACGCCGAGGAGTCCACAAAGGAGGTAGCCAGCGACAGTTCGCCACCCAACGGTGAGTGGGGCTGTTTCTCCACTCCACAACCCATACACGAACGCGAGTACCGGCCCTGAGAGGAGAATTACGGCGACCGCAACGAGTCTGAATATCGAACCGAGAAACTGTCCAAGTAAGAGGGTTCCGAGCAGGCCAACGGCGCCAAGGCCAGCCCCGACGAGGCCGAAGCCAGCGACAATCCAGTTCGGCTCAGGCCCAACTGATATCGGTTCGTCTGCCATTGTCCGTGGCTACTGAGGTGAGTGGTTTAGCTGTTGTGACAGGTTAGAGCACGAACGTGAGCGTCCAGAGCACGCCCATCCCGGTTACAATCGTCGCCACCATATTTTCGGTGCGCCACGCGACCGCCCCAGCTACGATGCCCGCGAGCAGCTTCTCGTTGCCGAGGGTGAGCGCGAGCGATTCATCGACGAGGACGAAACTCGGGAGGACAAGCGCGGCGAGTACTGCCGCTGGAACGAACGACAGCGCGCGCTCTGCACGCGGTGGAAGGTCATCGAGCTGTCCAAACAGTTGGATGAACGACAGGCGGATGAAGAATGTGCCAACGCCTGCGGCGATGATGATGACCCAGAGCAACAACGGATCGATTGTCGTCGGCATTTAGTTTCCCCCCTCTGCGACGATGAGTCCGGCTGCGATGCCACAGAGCGAGCCAATGAGCAAGCCGAGGTTAAATGGAAGTCCTGCACCAACAACGGCAATCACACCACCGCCGACGCCCGCTGCAATCGACGGGCGGTCTTTCATCGCGGTGATGGACAACGTGAGGAAAATGAGCGGGACGGTGAAGCCAAGATTCCACTCAGCGGGGATGCTCGTCCCGACGACGATGCCCACGATGGTGGCGATTTGCCAGACAATCCAGAGGGTGATGGCCACCCCGAAGTAGTACCAGTGTTTCTTGACCTCACTTTGTTCGAACTTGATAATCGAGACCGCAAACGCCTGGTCTGTGAGGATGTACGAGAGCAACACCTTCCATCGTTCGTTTAACTTCTGGAAGTGCGGTGCAAGCGAGGCACTGTACATCATCATCCGGAGATTGATGATGAGGACGGTGAGAACGATAACCAGCGCCGGTGCGTCTTGGCCAATGAGTTCGATGGCGGCGAGTTGCGACGCGCCCGCGAAGATGATGACGGACATGCCAACCGTGTGCACTGCCGGAATCCCGGCGCTGACGGCGGCGACGCCCGCGATAAGCCCAAACGGGATGACGCCGAGCATGAGTGGGATGCAATCGATGACCCCCGTTCGAAAACTGTCACGTGCAGCAGACATGTAAAAACGTCTTCGACAGCCGAGGTTAACGCTTGTTGTATGAGCAGTTTAGACCATCGCGTCCCAGCCCAATTTGGGATGTTTCTGCATGAACGAGACGAGCGCTGGGGCGTAGGTCACGAGCGGTGGGCACTCGATGCCGGAGCCGTGTAAATCCCGCACCGTATTCGGGCAGATGTAGCTTGCTGGGTGGTCGAAGTAATCAATCACCGCCGGGTGAATTTTGAACAAATCATACACGCCCGGCACGTAGTCAAGCGCATTTTGCACTACGACTTTCGGCATGGGAATCTGGAGCAGGCTCCGATCTGTCGCCGTCTCGAACGCTGAGAGCACCTCGGCCGCCGTTGGAGGGTCTGGGTCACAGAGCTGATACACGGTGTCTTTCGATTCTTCCAGCTGACTCAAGTGCGCAATCGCCTCCGCAACAAAGTCGCGAGGGACGAGGTTCACCTCCGCCCGACCGGTGTTGCCAACGACGGGGAGGACGACGCGCTTTCGCCTCCGGAGCATCCACTGCAGGAGGTAGTACGGCCCGTCGAACTTCTGCGTACCGCCCGTGTCGCTGTCGCCGACGACGATGGCAGGCCGGTAGATGGTCGTCGCCAGTCCCCGACGCATCGCTTGCTGGACGGCCACTTCCGCCTCGAACTTCGATTCCTCGTACTGATTGTTGAACGATTGGCCCACGTCGAGGTCGGTTTCCTCGAAAATACCTTCGTGGCGACCGCTCACGTAACACGTCGAGACATAGTGGAACCGGTCTGCGTCCGCCGCCTGTGCGAACGAAAGGACATTTTTCGTCCCGGCTACGTTCACTGCCCATGCGACCTCACGCGAGACGCCGAGGTCGTAGACGGCGGCGAGGTGGAACACTTCATCGACCGATTCATGAAGGGCCTCGACGTCGTCCAGCCCGAGATTCTCGTCGGTGATGTCGCCCGAGACGAGCGACACGCGTTCGGGACTCGTTTCTGCCCACGCCGCCACGACTGGCAGGCGACGCGCTGCCTTTTTCCAGAATTTCGGCTGGACGAGGCAGGTGACAGTGGTCTCTTCGTCAGTTTCTGCGAGCAATCGTTCGAGCACCGCAGTTCCGAGAAAACCGGGAAAGCCCGTAAAGAAAATGTGGGTCATTAGCTCACCGAAGCCCCGGAATGCGCCGCATGAGTTTCAGAATCGCGCTCATTCCTTTCGCGTAGAGGCGCGTTGGAACCCGACGCGGCGGCGCAATCGGGTGGATGCGTTGTTCTGCAACTGTCTGGGTTTGGGTGTATTTGAGGAAGCCTTCGTCGCCGTGTCGTCGTCCCAGTCCCGACTGCTTCATCCCGCCCATCGGCGCATCTACAGAGCTCCACGCGGCGGTGTACGGGTCGTTCAGGTTGACTGTGCCACACTCGATGTTACGCGCAACTTCCCGGCCGCGTGCTGTATCCTCAGTCCAGACAGCTGCGTTCAATCCGTAGTCGGAATCGTTTGCCAGCTCGATTGCCTCCTCGTCGCTGCGAAACGACCGAAGCGTGACGACCGGCCCGAACGTCTCTTCTTGGGCGACGAGCATCTCGTCGGTGACGCCTTCGAGGATGGTCGGTTCGTAGAAATACGGCCCGAGGTCGGGGCGATGACGCCCACCGGTGAGGAGCCTCGCGCCCTTCTCGACCGCATCATCGACGTGCGTTCGCACTTTCGACAACTGCTTTTTGCCCATCAGCGACCCGACCTCTGCGTCGTGGTCGTAACCCGCCGCAAGGTGGAGGCCGCGCGTTCTGTTCACGAGTTCGTCGCGGAACTGCTCGTAGACGCCAGATTGGATGTAGAGGCGCTCGAAGGAGAGACAGAGTTGTCCGGCGTTGGTGAAACAGCCGCGAATCGCCCCGTCTACTGCCCATTTCATGTCGGCGTCGTCGAAGACGACCATCGGATTCTTGCCGCCGAGTTCGAGCGACGACGGAACGAGATTGCGTCCTGCCTGCTCTGCAACCTTGCGGCCCGTCTCGGTACTCCCGGTGAACTGGACGAAATCTACTGAATCGATGAGGGGCG encodes:
- a CDS encoding DUF3054 domain-containing protein; the protein is MSDTASARVAVTPRTALLALGDVTLIALFVFLGQQEHGTQGLLMTAAPFIIGWLLVAPLAGLYDGSRRDLKSTIGRTAGAWVGAALIGQALRATEVFPGGFAIAFVIVSILVGLVLLVPFRTVVAYTS
- a CDS encoding MFS transporter is translated as MNHNDRSIVGLVMVAHAMVHTYELSVPILLLIWMVEFGVNEATISLVVSAGFALFGLGALPSGVLVDRFGSGPLITACLLGMGGSFLLLGLAPNLLVVAAALLVWGIAASVYHPSGLALISRGVTERGSAFAYHGMAGNLGIALGPLITSLLLLVYDWRIVVGLLAIPAGIAALYAARVNVDERAAVSADGGENADSEPISSLAEFVSESRALFVGGFALVLTVAMMSGLYYRGSLTFLPALITEFLGFDGATVTLAGFTFDIARDELSRYVYSGLLMVGVIGQYTGGKLTDRFPVEYGIMFGFGALALIALLIVPAASAGVIPFLLIGVALGFTLFLVQPIYQASIAEYTPAAARGLSYGYTYLFVFGVGAIGGVIAGTLLTYFSPMVLFTVLAGFGAIGSTLGFVLIRRSQDV
- a CDS encoding ornithine cyclodeaminase family protein, which gives rise to MPHESGAVRFLPSDALSGLATPEEYVTAVREGYRERGNGAPAEPRTSLFNDSPPGKLTSYLTILPEMGAMGGYMYAAGFGNRDAQFVLPLFDVESGAMKALLDGASINPFKTGAVGAVGVDALAREDAKTVALIGSGAQARGQLKATALVRDLESVYVYSPTKENREAFAAEFNERLDATVAAVASSAAAVEDADIVITATKANEPVFDGDLLSPGTHITAMGQYHPKKRELDATTIQRAKYVPDLRARALSDAGSFLLAMEEGAVTEDDIYAELGEVVAGQVPGRESEEDITVFDSGGTAIETVAAAQMLYEKAVEQNLGDKMEFSPASQALTGE
- a CDS encoding presenilin family intramembrane aspartyl protease PSH; amino-acid sequence: MEHRSRMYLATAATVGIFLLVQVGALALVQPFDSAGYQAVENPDDPTNSLVYLAAILVATGVMLLAFKLDLTWVIRGLIVFSSSLVSLYVFTILIPPVVTMTIGGSVVNVLPFVAAGLLGILLLAHPEWYVIDAVGIVMGAGAAGLFGISFGLLPAIVLLSALAIYDAISVYGTEHMLTLAEGVMDIKVPVILIIPLTLSYSFLAEGAGDGVTEDEEDGVEADAEEREEPAEDDGSRDAFFIGLGDAVMPTVMVASAAVFAPAPMFDLGVLTLNLPALTSLIGTLLGLLVLMFMVMKGRPHAGLPLLNGGAIGGYLLGALVSGISLVQAVGLASYL
- a CDS encoding Gar1/Naf1 family protein, producing the protein MKRVGEVSRVAQGLAIVRLPGEEHPNIGTAVVDENLDEVGRIVDVFGPVSKPYVAISSDRRPATLIGVKLYAR
- the srp19 gene encoding signal recognition particle subunit SRP19 is translated as MVENVIWPAYLDAELTRSKGRRVPEDLAVTDPTVEEIAKAVQQVGYDAVIERNKAYSREFEERGRVLVKNADDAGKSDLVQAVAVYVGVLRE
- a CDS encoding PGF-CTERM-anchored ABC transporter substrate-binding protein, encoding MHKNLMRIFAVFVVLLAGVGPAMAATPGTAHAMTQDSCRFPFSATDATGTEVTVDAEVESVVALQPSAAQTMWEIGAEEKVTGMPVNSYTSGLEGAESRENIVAEDQFTVNVEKVVALDPDLVLAPNIVPDDTVSKLREAGLTVYKFESASSIESVYEKTLLTGTLVGACDGAQERVDTMKAQVDTIEQATDGEDRPRVLYLTGGFTAGNGTFIHSLIERAGGQNVAAEAGISGYAQISDEIVAEYDPEFIVVDTGVPEPRIPEQEPYTNTTAVKEGNIVVLEANELNQPAPRIVNPLTQMAKAFHPEAYEAANITETETTAEQTEMTDDTTEQATTTSTDGPGFGSTAALLALVCAALVALRRT
- the btuC gene encoding vitamin B12 ABC transporter permease BtuC, translated to MRQELRLSAWVSGLLVALFCVILVSAAMGPVQIDPLVVAKILLQHTLVVPTGFSMHMGAVSLPLTNAGLPWIEFDLATRPLVTFAVPETSETIVFKLRLPRILLGAIVGVALATAGTVMQGFFRNPMADPSIVGVSSGAALGAVLTIAFPLTIPFGLQLSAFVGALVTAFGVYILATENGRTPVATLLLAGVAVQTFLGAVISYALLQSGDGLREAVFWLMGHLHSSTWESVTTTLPFVIVGVGILFAYTSDLNILLMGEEDAHSLGVEVERTKRILLAVASIVTAAAVAVSGVIGFVGLIVPHVMRLLVGPDHRILLPTSAIAGAVFLVATDTVARAGAAELPVGIVTAALGAPFFLYLLRRREVHRL